Proteins co-encoded in one Zootoca vivipara chromosome 3, rZooViv1.1, whole genome shotgun sequence genomic window:
- the SLC22A3 gene encoding solute carrier family 22 member 3, whose translation MPSFEEFLKEAGEFGRFQKRVFLLLCQTGITFSFLFVGVVFLGRDPEQYWCRVPYASKLRKQCGWTFEEEYNITLRASSLVNDSSHCKKYDMEWYNISSSCTNPLSHLTSNSLSNVSFTTCQRDGWLYKEPHSTIASEYNLVCEDRWLVDMTQSLLNLGFLVGGFYLGYASDRYGRINIYLISSFGAGLCGLIVAFAPNIVVFSIFRFLQGVFGKGTWMTSFVIVTEIVGSDQRRIVGIVIQIFFTLGVVILPGIAYFIPTWREIQLATTLPNFLFLLYYWAVPESPRWLLTRKKGKKALKIIQSIAKDNGKCLPPHYTEISLSDKEVSNPSLLELVRTPQMRKFTLILMYAWFTSAVVYQGLVLRLGIIEGNLYLEFFVSALMELPSAFLILLTIDRIGRRPLFATSAFVAGAACLMTAFLPKDIPWLSTSCAILARLGITITFELVYLVNSELYPTIFRNFGVSLCSGLCDIGGILAPFLLYRLAAYWSELPLIVYCILSVLCGLLVTFLPETKGLPLPETVEDVEQLPNACTAIYPFSRRCGKQKHQISSTYV comes from the exons ATGCCGTCTTTTGAAGAGTTTTTAAAAGAGGCTGGGGAATTTGGAAGGTTTCAAAAGCgggtcttcctcctcctttgccagACTGGTATAaccttttctttcttatttgttGGTGTTGTGTTCCTTGGCCGGGACCCAGAGCAATATTGGTGCAGGGTTCCTTATGCATCTAAATTAAGGAAGCAATGTGGATGGACATTTGAAGAGGAGTACAACATTACCCTTCGAGCTTCAAGTCTGGTGAATGATTCTTCCCATTGCAAGAAGTATGACATGGAGTGGTATAACATCTCTTCTAGCTGCACCAACCCACTGTCTCATCTTACCAGCAACAGCTTGAGCAATGTGTCATTTACAACATGCCAGCGGGATGGCTGGCTCTACAAAGAACCTCATTCAACTATTGCCAGCGAG TACAACCTTGTTTGTGAGGACAGATGGCTAGTAGATATGACACAGTCACTCCTCAATCTCGGTTTCTTGGTAGGAGGATTTTACCTAGGCTACGCTTCAGAcag ATACGGCAGAATCAACATTTACCTCATTTCCTCCTTTGGGGCAGGACTATGTGGCCTCATAGTGGCTTTTGCACCAAATATTGTAGTATTTTCGATATTTCGCTTTCTACAAGGTGTCTTTGGAAAGGGAACCTGGATGACAAGCTTTGTCATTG TGACAGAGATAGTTGGTTCAGATCAGCGAAGGATTGTTGGAATTGTAATTCAGATCTTTTTCACCCTTGGAGTTGTGATCCTTCCTGGAATTGCTTATTTCATTCCCACATGGCGAGAGATTCAGCTAGCTACGACACTCCCCAACTTCCTCTTCCTGTTGTATTACTG GGCAGTACCTGAATCTCCACGGTGGCTACTGACacgtaaaaaaggaaaaaaagccctAAAGATAATTCAGTCCATCGCCAAAGACAATGGGAAATGTCTTCCACCACATTATACTGAG ATCAGTCTCTCCGACAAGGAGGTTAGTAACCCGTCTCTCCTCGAACTGGTTAGAACTCCACAGATGAGAAAGTTCACTCTAATCCTGATGTATGCCTG GTTCACAAGTGCAGTGGTTTATCAAGGGCTTGTCTTGCGCCTGGGAATCATAGAAGGAAACCTGTATTTGGAGTTCTTTGTCTCAGCACTGATGGAATTGCCTTCAGCTTTCTTAATCTTATTGACAATTGACCGCATTGGCAGGCGCCCTCTCTTTGCAACAAGTGCCTTCGTGGCAGGTGCTGCGTGCTTAATGACCGCATTCTTGCCCAAAG ATATACCATGGCTAAGTACATCATGTGCCATCTTGGCAAGACTGGGGATCACCATAACTTTTGAGCTTGTCTATCTTGTGAATTCTGAATTGTATCCTACAATATTCAG AAACTTTGGCGTTTCATTGTGCTCAGGACTGTGTGACATAGGGGGCATTTTAGCACCATTTCTTCTCTACCGGCTAGCAGCCTACTGGTCAGAGCTGCCTCTGATTGTTTATT GTATACTTTCCGTTCTATGCGGGCTTCTGGTCACATTTTTACCGGAGACAAAGGGACTTCCCTTACCGGAGACAGTCGAGGATGTGGAACAACTTCCCAATGCCTGCACTGCTATCTACCC TTTCAGCAGAAGGTGCGGGAAACAGAAACATCAGATTTCCAGCACATATGTTTGA